From the genome of Sulfuricurvum sp., one region includes:
- a CDS encoding TolC family protein produces MKRILLMLAYTGIVLAADSSLRLGEAFDLALHHEPGYQVSTYKTASVGEVIHQAESKLYPQAQLSMSGGKYGYEAYYNHQQVSEIYKTYSLSLMQAIYHPEYLRTIDQSRSRFEGANEDLKKQSQHLGLEVARGYVKVLESENNVTKSDMQKSFLTAKYQKVKNMLDLGLANKLDYLDAKISLDRAVSDWTSAKRELQSSKVQLGHMIGYPIDQLSNSHPDYDLKQLRALKDAWMTKLANNPDYKIAEFSKKAAKDEVDIRFYDHYPKVDLNLNRSENHTNDPIAHQYDNKALVQVSIPLYQGGYTSSRVQEATLLLNAADANVEYSKKIASDRLEDLWVEYESLIESIQVLQDSEYSLKLYVEAVEKSEKEGVKSAVDVLEAKAKYESIRADRDAAVFNLLINQLGLLDLTGDLTVETIKDIERMFLDS; encoded by the coding sequence ATGAAACGCATCTTGTTAATGCTTGCCTACACAGGAATAGTATTAGCTGCGGATTCATCGCTTCGCCTGGGGGAAGCTTTTGATTTAGCTTTGCATCATGAACCTGGTTATCAAGTTTCTACGTACAAAACTGCATCAGTTGGAGAGGTAATTCATCAAGCCGAATCGAAATTGTATCCTCAAGCGCAATTATCTATGTCAGGAGGTAAATATGGCTATGAAGCCTACTACAATCATCAACAGGTGTCTGAAATCTATAAAACTTACTCATTATCGTTAATGCAGGCAATATACCACCCTGAATATTTGCGTACCATAGATCAAAGCCGTTCACGCTTTGAAGGAGCAAACGAAGATTTAAAAAAGCAATCTCAGCATCTTGGGCTTGAAGTCGCAAGAGGGTATGTCAAAGTTCTTGAATCAGAAAACAATGTCACTAAAAGTGATATGCAAAAAAGTTTTTTAACTGCAAAATATCAAAAAGTTAAAAATATGCTGGATCTTGGTTTAGCAAATAAGCTGGATTATTTAGATGCTAAAATCAGTTTAGACAGAGCAGTTTCGGATTGGACATCCGCTAAACGAGAGCTTCAATCATCAAAAGTTCAACTTGGACATATGATCGGTTATCCAATTGATCAGCTTTCAAACAGCCACCCAGATTATGATCTTAAACAGCTTCGTGCTCTTAAAGATGCTTGGATGACTAAACTTGCCAATAACCCTGATTATAAAATTGCTGAGTTTTCCAAGAAAGCAGCAAAAGATGAAGTGGATATTCGATTTTATGATCACTATCCAAAAGTCGATTTGAATTTGAACCGAAGTGAAAACCATACGAATGATCCTATTGCACACCAGTATGACAATAAGGCTTTGGTGCAGGTATCGATTCCTCTGTATCAGGGAGGGTATACCAGTTCGCGAGTCCAAGAAGCAACACTTTTACTGAATGCGGCTGATGCCAATGTTGAATATTCAAAAAAAATTGCTTCAGATCGATTAGAAGACCTCTGGGTAGAGTATGAATCTCTAATTGAATCAATACAAGTTTTACAAGATTCAGAATATTCATTGAAATTGTATGTCGAAGCAGTTGAAAAAAGCGAAAAAGAAGGGGTTAAAAGTGCCGTTGATGTTCTAGAAGCCAAAGCCAAATATGAGTCTATTCGTGCCGATCGTGATGCGGCTGTCTTTAACCTACTGATCAATCAGCTTGGACTATTGGATTTAACGGGGGATTTAACTGTTGAAACCATTAAGGACATAGAAAGGATGTTTTTGGATTCATGA